A region from the Malus domestica chromosome 07, GDT2T_hap1 genome encodes:
- the LOC114825993 gene encoding uncharacterized protein, which produces MVDLEEMERTNAGLYRWDDLIEKVQASDYELRIGLRALSAVEINGYWRIVDEKYMGTILRMLLHNSVLNDWSLSLLNQDDVVNMLESDGFPRKLADHCLHIFGNKVTEGAITSHMWKLDKRKVCVHFAREILRDGKRKMKKFMEEWVRKVPEGMAASFDILEGEVLIEKLGAETWIRAFSVSSLPYNPAERFSILFKERAKWEWKDLQPFIRDLNVPGLSAEGLLLKYTRRTQPTADAEPVFSAR; this is translated from the exons ATGGTGGATTTAGAGGAGATGGAGAGAACGAATGCTGGACTGTATAGATGGGATGATCTCATCGAGAAGGTTCAAGCTAGCGATTACGAATTAAGGATTGGATTGCGGGCTCTTTCAGCAGTGGAGATAAATGGATATTGGAGAATTGTGGATGAGAAGTACATGGGCACAATTCTAAGGATGCTTTTGCACAATTCAGTGTTGAATGATTGGTCCTTGTCTTTGCTTAATCAAGATGATGTTGTTAATATGTTGGAATCAGATGGCTTTCCTCGCAAACTTGCAGACCACTGCTTGCATATTTTTGGTAATAAGGTGACTGAAGGTGCGATTACAAGTCATATGTGGAAGTTGGACAAGAGAAAGGTATGTGTGCATTTTGCAAGAGAAATCTTGAGAGATGGtaagaggaagatgaagaagttcatGGAGGAATGGGTTCGTAAGGTTCCCGAAGGGATGGCAGCCAGTTTTGACATATTGGAAGGTGAAGTTTTGATAGAGAAGCTTGGAGCTGAGACATGGATTCGAGCCTTCAGTGTTTCATCTCTACCCTACAATCCTGCAGAGCGATTCTCCATCCTTTTTAAGGAGCGTGCAAAATGGGAGTGGAAGGATTTACAGCCCTTTATCAG GGACTTGAATGTGCCGGGCCTTTCTGCGGAAGGTTTGCTTCTCAAATACACTAGAAGAACACAACCAACTGCTGATGCAGAACCGGTCTTCAGCGCTAGATAG